A DNA window from Gammaproteobacteria bacterium contains the following coding sequences:
- a CDS encoding cysteine--tRNA ligase has translation MLHIYNTLTRQKQLFKPLEEGKVNMYVCGMTVYDFCHIGHGRIFVIFDMIVRFLRFRGYEVNYVRNITDIDDKIIQRAKENNESIQALTTRTIQAMHEDERALGVLAPTSVPKATEFISEIIAMIETLMENKYAYQASNGDVYFETKKFSSYGEMAQQDLDKLRSGIRVDVVDAKNDPLDFVLWKLAKPGEPEWDSPWGKGRPGWHIECSAMSNNLLGPQFDIHGGGLDLQFPHHQNEIAQSEAANGCQFVNYWMHVGYVTIDKEKMSKSLGNFFTIREVLENYHPEVIRYFMIASHYRSPINYSQQNLTNARNALERLYSSLRNLPEVGEKDDKGFEQQYIAAMEDDFNTPVALAVLFDIAREINRLKDEEKFNEAAQVSALLKRLGGSLGLLQNDPETFLKGSLSGAEVDHIECLIKARETARADKNWAEADRLRNELQLLKVIIEDGPQGTTWRKEALAEHDYS, from the coding sequence ATGTTGCATATTTACAATACTCTCACGAGACAAAAACAATTATTTAAGCCATTGGAAGAAGGCAAAGTAAATATGTATGTGTGTGGTATGACGGTTTACGATTTCTGTCATATTGGTCATGGTCGCATCTTTGTAATTTTTGACATGATCGTTAGATTTCTGCGTTTCAGAGGATATGAGGTTAATTATGTCAGAAATATTACCGATATTGATGACAAAATTATTCAGCGTGCCAAAGAGAATAATGAATCTATTCAAGCGCTAACCACGCGCACCATTCAAGCGATGCATGAAGATGAGCGGGCCCTTGGTGTACTTGCGCCGACATCTGTACCCAAGGCCACAGAATTTATCAGCGAAATTATTGCCATGATTGAAACCTTGATGGAAAACAAATATGCCTATCAGGCCTCAAATGGGGATGTCTATTTCGAAACGAAGAAGTTTTCAAGTTATGGTGAAATGGCGCAACAAGATTTAGATAAACTGCGGTCAGGAATCCGGGTTGATGTGGTTGATGCCAAAAATGACCCGCTTGATTTTGTATTGTGGAAATTGGCGAAGCCAGGAGAGCCAGAATGGGACTCTCCATGGGGAAAGGGACGGCCAGGGTGGCATATAGAATGTTCTGCAATGTCCAACAATTTGTTAGGTCCTCAATTTGATATTCATGGTGGTGGTCTAGATTTGCAGTTTCCCCATCATCAGAATGAGATTGCCCAGTCAGAAGCAGCGAATGGTTGCCAGTTTGTAAACTATTGGATGCATGTGGGTTATGTCACCATAGATAAAGAAAAAATGTCTAAATCGTTGGGTAATTTTTTCACTATACGAGAGGTGTTAGAAAATTATCATCCAGAAGTGATACGTTACTTTATGATTGCGAGTCATTACCGCAGCCCTATTAATTACTCACAACAAAATCTAACTAATGCGCGAAATGCATTAGAACGTCTTTATTCATCCTTGCGTAATTTGCCTGAAGTAGGCGAGAAAGATGATAAAGGCTTTGAACAACAATACATTGCTGCTATGGAAGATGATTTCAATACTCCTGTTGCTCTCGCTGTTCTTTTTGATATCGCAAGAGAAATTAATCGATTAAAAGATGAAGAGAAATTTAATGAAGCAGCGCAGGTGAGTGCCCTTCTAAAACGATTGGGTGGTTCATTAGGGTTATTACAAAATGATCCAGAAACTTTTTTAAAAGGTAGCCTTAGTGGTGCAGAAGTTGATCACATTGAGTGCTTGATTAAAGCGAGAGAAACCGCGAGAGCTGACAAAAATTGGGCAGAAGCAGATCGTTTGAGAAATGAACTTCAATTGTTAAAAGTAATCATTGAAGATGGCCCACAAGGGACTACTTGGAGAAAAGAAGCTTTAGCTGAGCATGATTACTCTTAA
- a CDS encoding DUF1328 domain-containing protein, translated as MLGWVILFLIISIIAAVLGFTGVAVAASGIAKIIFYIFLILLVLSLISYIMRGRGP; from the coding sequence ATGCTAGGATGGGTAATTTTATTTCTGATCATCTCTATTATCGCTGCGGTGCTTGGGTTCACCGGTGTTGCTGTTGCAGCTTCGGGTATTGCTAAGATAATATTTTATATATTTCTAATTTTACTTGTTCTTTCTCTAATTTCGTACATTATGAGAGGTCGGGGTCCCTAA
- a CDS encoding saccharopine dehydrogenase NADP-binding domain-containing protein, with amino-acid sequence MHKTFIAGAGTIGTLIAALLVNSGGYEVYLVDNNLSHLSLPPYKNLHLHQLDVKDSEQLKQYLLDNEIEITISSLPYFHNMFIANAAAELNLNYFDLTEDINVAAEVRRLAHNKAAAFVPQCGIAPGFINIVANHLMTRFDKIQATYLRAGCLPKSSHNALQYAITWSLDGLINEYGNTCYGLVNGEKVALQPLDDLELVELDGTLYEAFNTSGGVGSLNETYQGKVQTLNYKTLRYPGHCEKMRFLMKDLQLNEDRPTLRRILEKSLPRTDQDVMLLYVSVTGEKEGSYYEQSYVKKIEPMVLHERKWTAIQISTASSLCAVVDLVMDNPEDYRGFILQEQFALEKFLNNRFGQIFNL; translated from the coding sequence ATGCATAAAACATTCATTGCAGGTGCAGGGACCATTGGCACACTAATCGCCGCTCTATTAGTAAATTCAGGGGGCTATGAGGTTTATTTAGTCGATAATAACCTATCGCATTTGTCCCTACCTCCTTATAAAAATTTGCATTTACATCAGTTGGATGTGAAAGACAGTGAACAGTTAAAGCAGTATCTGCTAGACAATGAGATTGAAATAACCATCTCTAGCCTGCCTTATTTCCATAACATGTTTATTGCGAACGCTGCAGCAGAATTGAACCTTAATTATTTCGATTTGACGGAAGACATTAATGTGGCAGCCGAAGTGCGACGTTTGGCTCACAATAAAGCCGCAGCGTTTGTACCTCAATGTGGTATTGCTCCAGGCTTTATCAATATTGTAGCTAATCATCTCATGACCCGATTTGATAAAATTCAAGCGACGTATCTACGGGCAGGCTGCTTGCCAAAAAGTTCTCATAATGCGCTCCAGTATGCGATTACGTGGTCACTCGATGGACTCATTAATGAATATGGCAATACCTGTTATGGATTGGTCAACGGGGAAAAGGTGGCCTTACAACCGCTTGATGATTTAGAACTGGTGGAATTGGATGGCACACTTTACGAAGCATTCAATACCTCTGGTGGTGTGGGCAGTTTAAATGAAACCTATCAAGGTAAGGTACAGACTTTAAATTACAAAACCTTACGTTATCCAGGACACTGCGAAAAAATGCGCTTTTTGATGAAGGATCTTCAGCTGAATGAAGATCGCCCTACACTGAGAAGAATTTTAGAAAAAAGTCTCCCGAGAACAGATCAAGATGTCATGTTGTTATATGTTTCAGTGACCGGTGAAAAAGAAGGTAGCTACTACGAGCAAAGTTATGTTAAAAAAATTGAGCCCATGGTCTTACATGAGCGAAAATGGACCGCTATTCAAATCAGCACTGCCTCGAGTCTGTGTGCGGTCGTTGATTTAGTCATGGATAACCCCGAGGACTATAGAGGGTTTATCCTGCAGGAACAGTTTGCGCTAGAGAAATTCTTAAACAACCGTTTTGGTCAAATTTTTAATTTATAA